The region AAAAAGTCAATTCTCCTGTGTACCAACACACAACTAGCATAACATAaaggcgagagagtgagagagtggttggggtggagagaaagagagagatgtacttAAATCAGATGGAGGAAGTAAGAAAGGGAACGGGTAAGAGGTGGTCTGGGGAGGGTTGAGATATTGCAGAAATAACATGATTTCTTActtataaaaaaattataaaaaaaaactaaaaaaaaacacctaccgGGTAATGGTCGATCTGTTCCAAACTCTGATCCTGTACTGTCGTAATTAGTATCCCCGTCAGAAACAAAGCAGCGATGATGGTTGAAATACTCTTCTGCACTGCCAGAGGTATCCTTGacagtgagggtggaggtggatacAACAAAACACCGGTGGGacggagtgatggtggtgtcacTGACAGTGACATACTTAGAAGTGGGGCTGATGTCGGTCCACGCAGCAACGCCCGATTTAGGGTCGGTGGGGGTGGACTGCCAGTGCCATTTGACGTCCTGCACAGTGCACGACCTGATCAGGTTAACGTGCCATGGGCtgatctctctccccacctctctcaagAAACTATGGCAGCATGTTTGATACTGTGCACAACCTATTTTCGGGATTCATCTCATTATTTTGGATGCCTTGAATTTCCTTGTGCGAGAAGTTGGTGCACTTTatgttgacagaaaaaaaaaaaaatccaaatgtgTGATGTAGAGACTTAGGTACAGAGTCAGAATTGGATATTTTTGTGTGGCAAATGCGAAACTGATTGCTGATTCATGGGACTGTAAGGTGAGCGAGGTGACATGAAGAACAGATGTGTAATGGATGCCTTCATGTATTCTGGCTTGCTTGCTGCAGTATCATGGAGACTGTGGTGCACTATGAAACAGGCAGTGCGAGTGACAATGCTGTGTGCAGAGTGTGCTGTGTACTGATGACAGTGTCAGCCTCAGTGTGCCTGCTGTTGTTTCAGCACCTGCCTGCTGTTGTTTCTATCACCTCTGTTTGCCTGCAATTGCGTCACAATggagacatagaaaaaaaaaacggcctCAGCCCTTCCCAACATGAAAGTTGAAAGGCAGGCAGAACTGGCGAACGACACTAACTGCTTTCAaattaaagtcttaactcccgagagcaaggtttcggttgcgccccttttctctgcattcaaattttgtattacgtgtagctgacacattttgtactttccaaagtcaattcaggtctagattggaagctgctaggcaaatctcgctctctgccataaatgaagccaaaccgtagctttattaggcttttattttgaataaacgttcaccgacgtcacagtgtcagacactggtgagaaactggcttgattcaaatcgcccgccatttatagtccggttcaggctttaaacgACGTCGAACCAACTACAGGCTCACGCTAATCTGATATGGGATGAGTGTAAGCGCAATATTAAAAGGCACTGTCAGTGACACTGGAAGAGGTTCCCTTCACGTGCTGGAGGTATTGTGACAGGTCAGTCTTCACAGGTCACAAGTTTCACCGCATCCTGACGTCATGGACATACATTTCACGAGCGTCGGTCAAGATGCATTTTATTGACGTATGAATATGCTGAACAGTGTGGGAGACGGAAAGTAGACCTGGCGACTCCAACTGAAGTAAGTGTGGAACCACTCTCTGATAGCATCCTGCGTGGCTGCCACACTGGTCGCTTTGGAGTATTGCTGATGGATGGTGTTTATCATCGTTTGCTGGTGTTAAATCCTTTCATTGTGGTAAACAGTGCTTCCTGCCAAAGTATATTAAGACATTGTAGTAACCTCATGTCCTGgagctggttttgtttgtttgtttgtttgtttttttgcaaaggGTACGCAGTAAATGATCTGTTCGATGGTTTTTCTGCTTTTCCGGACTCCAGAATGTTCTTCTGCTTGCGGCTGTGATATATTCAGAATGATTTTGAGCATTACTTTGCTGACATACCTTATCTAAATAATGGTGCAGTGATACTAGCAGTGTTGAAGATTACCTTTCTTGGAGATGGTTATGATTAGTGATTAAGTCCATGGTGTGGACCTTGGCCTGTGTGCCAAATGTTGTTGCAGATGTCAGTAAGAATGTCAGTTTCTGTCAGCTCTGTGGGAATGTTGTCGATGCATGCAGTTTTGCCACAGTTCAGCGATTCCACTGATGCTATAACCACCTGTCGAGTGTAGGGAAGTCATCCTCATTTGATGAATCTTGCACTGTTAGTATCGTGAGTTTCCTTTGCTCTGTTGAACAGGTCAGGGCAGTACTcaatccattatatatatatatatatatataatcatatctgTTTCTTGTGTGAGACAGTTGTCGTCTTTGTCATGAATAGTGGTAATTGTACTTTGTTTTGGTTCAGTCAAATCTTTAAAGGCTCTCCTTGTCCCTTTGCTGTCCAGGGCTTTCTCAGCGTTTTGACACTGTTCAGCTTTTCGTTCTCAATTGCTATTTATTTCTCATTTCCTTTATCAAGTTTTCTTTTCTGGTTTTAGGTTCCTTCTCTTGTACATTTCCAACATTCTACTTTTGGCCATGACTCCGATTTCCACTGGCTAATTTGTATGACCTTTGTGAATGTTTCGTCCCTATCACTGGTATTCTCATTACATTAGGGGCCATAGTAATTCTTCCTGTTTTCCTCGGCATCTATTACCAGCCTTGGAATTCAAGTCATCCTGAttaagtattttgttgttgtttgtttgtttgttttcaatcttGATGATGACAGTTTGAAGCTCGGTGTAGAATCCTTCAatgtcattatcataataattgtCTGATGTGGGGGCATATAAATATTTGCACTACTATGATGCTGAATGGTTTTTCTCTTTGGTGTTAGAATCAGTCATGCTGAATAAAACGGTGTACGTCGAAGATCTTGGAATATTCGTAGAAATTATAGGGTGTTCATGAATTAATTTTCAATTTTAAATCATAGTTAGAACAGTATGCGATACGATGTCaaactcatgagagagagaggagagagagaaagagagagataaggggggggggggggggggcagtggcggGCAGTGGGGGGCGAAAGGGGAAGAAAGCGTGGTTTACCTGGTTTTCATTGTCAAAACGAATGAGCGTGCTGCATGTTAATTGCATTCCGCCATTCGGTAGAACTGTTCTCTTCGGTGTCGTTTCGAAATAAGACactgtcagaaagaaagaaagaaatgaatgaatgaataaatgataacaataatccaTAACTAATATCTTAATCCACCGCCTATAACCTAGTTAGTGTGCAATCCATTGCAATTCTTGTTGAAAAAGCTGTTGGATGTTTGAAACATTGTAAAGAAGTCAACGATGCACAGTAATTTGAAGTCATTAGTAATGTAACACACGTGATTTAAAGGGAAACCagataaaattgaaaatgttgtttctctctctctctctgtctctctctctgtgtgtgtgtgtttgtgtgtgtgtgtgtgtgtgtgtgtgtgtgtgtgtgtgtgtgtgtgtgtgtgtgtgcttggtaaaCTTTTGACACCAAATTTCGTTTCAAAAACACACTTTTTATTTATAATGACAAATCACTTCTGTGAGGGGCACACAAGTATAAAGAAGCCAGAATTGTTTCGCAAGTCATATTCCTGTTGCATTTTCAttacaaacaaaattaaacactTTTATCTAATATACTCATATACTAATTAATAATATCAGTCATTTTATCGTTCTTAGTTCAAATTAGAACTTCTGATTAGTATGGAAATTAAATTGGTGCTAACATTTGCGATATTCTGTCAAGAAAAGGAAAATCATGTATACTATGGGGAATATTATGTCTCAAGGCATGCaaaggacagatagatagatacataccacacacacacacacacacattgacaggacTCCTTCCCACATATTCCTCACTTTTCACATCAAACGTCTTTTCCTCAGAGTCTGTTCTTGTTTCAGTGGCCAGCTCAGTGACGGCTGTGCAGACGTAAGTTCCTGCATCGGCACACGTCACCTGTGACGATGACACACAGTGATCATTTGTCAGTGTTTTGCTTCTGGCGAGGTAAGACATGTAAAGACGGGTTTATGGAAGGAAACCCCGTAGCATATATGATTAAAAAAgataatgaacaagagaggcgggtgagaagaaactgtcttacccattacactatcgtggctccttaattgacgttctaacatttaatatttaaacatactttgtttaaagggcgataaatcgattgtggtattcgaagtgagaacgctgtttaaatcatattattctggtgtatcttgggcattcaaaaattctttaagggcaattaaaaattctttttaagtccgcggtaaaggagacgtggctatcgccgcaatcacactgcaacatttagccgttttctctagatccagatagatgtacaagtttagttacacccgccgggtcgatcgattcattttctcttttatgttatTCTAGTTTAATAGTTTTAAAGtcgatatgaaaatttagtattttgttaaactaataacatgtagagccaagtacaagtacttctaaacgtcgtatgaagtaaaaaggacttcattttgagaaaagtcaagactggaatttttttcgtttcatcaattgaagagtattaactcgcatggtttacaatttttaactgtgaattccgactgattctgtggatatttttatggcagtttggggcataatccagtgatgaggcgttcacaaatctttctctgaataaatatttaatggtctccgttcgcgaagaatatgagcacgcgctttgaatgtgtataaatatgtgtatgcaattgatttttgcccatgaccttcagggctcagccaatagatctataaagtccacttgtcgtattgattttagtattttccgaaaaagaccacttgggcgaatgaacatagtgaaagccctgtacactgagagtaaaacatgcaagctttttatgtattgagtataatttcaaaatgtaatgtttaagataagaaagatcagtttaaagcaaattaagtcccatagcattaattacagattaatttcccccttttttttacttagcaaaagaagttcctgttagagcaaaaaatgataaaaatgactgctcttattgtgtcagaatatcagatcaaagtgccaagtttagagactaaaaaaattatatatatataaaacagtaaattcagtttgcatataatttggcttcttttattttttttgtgcccatcccagaggtgcaatattgttttaaataagatgactggaaagaactgaatttttcctatttttatgcctaatttggtgtcaactgacaaagtatttgcagagaaaatgtcaatgttaaagtttaccacggacacacaggcacacacacacacacacagataatcgaacaccgggttaacacatagactcactttgtttacacaagtgagtcaaaaagcaaatacaaaaaacaaaaaactgaaacaacaacaacaaacacacacacacacacacacacacacacaaacgacaatcCGTACATGACATTGTGTTCACAATTGATTCCATGACCACTAACCGGTCGATTAAGAGATATTTCATACATCTGGAGGTAAAAACTATGCAATTATAAAGCAACATGCAAAACGCTTGGCACGGTTGGACAGTTTGCACGGGTGGAACCAACTGCTTCCTttagacgctcatcattcgttttctgtgtcattcagtgtggcttaagtcacaaacacacacacacatacatacacacacacgcgcgcgcgcgcgcgcactcgcacacacatgcatacacacactctcctgTGTGGGAGAGGGCTGTGTGTTGACGCACCGTCAATGCCATCTCCGCGAGGGCTCACGccattcagttttgttgttgttgttgttgctacattACAAgttgataacaagagaggcaacgcCCACAAGACCCAGTGTGTCGAACTTAATCCAACAAacgaataatgaaaaaaaacaactgtcaagctttttttttaattttcaaaattTTTAAATACAAATAATGACCTTTACCAATGACCTTACACTCTGCACAGAATATCATCAGGAGATGACTTTAAAGTTCTGATGCATACCTACCATCATGCCAAATTAGTTTTCTGTACCGCTTGGAATAGCCGAGAAAACGCCAACGTTAaaatttaccatggacacacgcacaccttGTCATTACGTATACTATGTATGTTTATACACATGAGTCAATACATGTTACATAAGCTCAGATTGATAACAACCATTAAGTGAAAACATCAAGTTCAAGGGAGGAAAGATCTTTGTTTaactccggacgaaggaatgctcacgcattcctacacaaaacgtattcggtttcggacgaaggaatggaatagcattttccaaaagtAAAATttcatcatgcgctgtacacgtgactTTGTGAtaagccaagcagagtgcgctattctgggtcactccacaatcgaacagtatgattggttaatatgggatgtgtggcctgtctcgcacacacgctgacaaagtcactgaccggtcgtctgctcgcgtgccagcttgttagcaaagcggcctcttctcggaatgttgtgaagcgaacaaggcagtgacggcaatgttttagggttgccgaagtagcctacttgaaatgctacaaactgaagggtcggacattgaagaggtggatgatgacgaagaaagcgaatttaatgcagaaagcgagcatgggtatggtgattcggggtgaaaaattggcagtattttctacatatggcaaaactgtaaaaataagatgagaaatttgatttttttttacatgtaatagctcaacacgtattaaaccagttctgaaagtttcattttcttacacagtattttgtattttttgtaatttttttcctaacccttacaaatgggccgtctgtggggaaaagcaagggagaaaacttgtcgtcccgagtgagttaaggctGGAAATAACAGAAATTCCAGTCATATTGTTAGAACGTTCAGGTCATATTGTTAGAACGTAGCTTTTACTATGCATAATATCAATGCAGCCATTGTTTTATATCTTTACCGTCCTCTCCCGTATATACCTATCATCGTGTCGTTATGGACTTTACCTGTAGCCGAATCAAACCACAATTTATTAAAAAGACctataccccctccccacacctccacccccttcgccTCGTCTCCACCTTGTCATTCAAAACTGTCTCCTGGATCACAAATAAAATACATTGCTCTCAGGATGCTGAAAACATCCACAATGAACAGGGTATAACAAAGATGACTGCTGGATCACCTGGTAAGCTGATGACAAGTGAAAACGAATCAGCCACAATTAGACGTTAAATCTTTCTTCCCCTGTAGGGAAATGCGAATGTGAAATGTTTTATTTGGataaggccaaggcccctaactgaTGGGGAAACATACATCAATGGCACAAGTGAATATCGGATTATAAAAATATTCGTTTTCCGAAAATGTTCATCGTTTTAGAACTTTGTAAGTGTAGAACACCCTTGTAGGGAAACCCACCTCCAGCATGTTATAGTAGATGGCCCGCGGAACAATTCCCCCAGTAACAGACACCTTCTCGGGTTCCACCTTACTGATCACTGACTTAGGCTGGTCAGTGATGGCCAGTTCTTTAGGCTGGAGTGTGACGTTCTGCTGTGTAGCCTTGAAGGACAGCACCAGACTGATCAGTTTGTTCTGACTTTGCAGAGCCTTGCAGATAATCACGGCCGTTTCCTTGTCGGCATTAAACAATGTCACTGTTCGGGGGTTGATGGTCAATACTGCCCGAGCCACTGAAAGAAAGGTGGTtggaaatatgagagagagagagagagagagagagagagagagagagagagagagagagagaaacgaaacgaaacgaaatgaaacgaaacgaaacgaaagtttattcaataaggccatggccccatttgaagggttgattacatattttgtaagaatagatttgcataagaatataatcttacaacgtgtatgctcaaagctctgttctctttaaccagtCATGAatctccgtcgttttaatgacttatagataaatatggcaagattcgaaagaaacgttatcatttgtagaagacagaagtaatactaaccgaaacttacttggtctgttataatatctcaacggaatatatatttgtctcaagtcatctaatacaggacaacataatacgaaatggacttcatcttcttttgcagatctggagagagagagagagagagagagagagagagagcccataaCTCAGAACCAAGAAGTGATTTAATATACATCTGCTTTCGGGCACAATACACataaagagggatggagacaatCAGGTTCCTGAACTCAAGACtgattccatccccccccctctctctctctctctatgtatatatatatccgaatggttaaagcgttggactttcaatctgagagtcccgggtttgaatctcggtggcgcctggtgggtgaagggtggagattgttccgatttctcaggtcaacatatgtgcagacctgccagtgcctgaacccccttcgtgtgtatacacacgcagaagatcaaatacgcacgttaaggatccttttacccatgtcagcgttcggtggcttatagaaattggaaacaagaacatacccagcatttcaccccccaaaacggactatggctgcctacatggcggggtaaataaagaaaacggtcatacacgtaaaatgctaaatgtttgtctgagtgtgtatgttgtgtgcctgaaatctgaaacaaatgatgagcgcccaatggcagccgtcagtcggctctacccaggtaggcagcctggtgTG is a window of Babylonia areolata isolate BAREFJ2019XMU chromosome 5, ASM4173473v1, whole genome shotgun sequence DNA encoding:
- the LOC143282245 gene encoding uncharacterized protein LOC143282245 — its product is MVNPGRFSVTPAVPINNIKVGDVLLLNCSGSVGTITPDTQVELVWEYKNNDDTSWIRVKRPNINNTLLPLPNSCKHMTTWSVLKIVLDKEDNGRRYRCFLKKDGDDLEDDLDDDDDTHLIEINSPFNSVLTINPRTVTLFNADKETAVIICKALQSQNKLISLVLSFKATQQNVTLQPKELAITDQPKSVISKVEPEKVSVTGGIVPRAIYYNMLEVTCADAGTYVCTAVTELATETRTDSEEKTFDVKMSYFETTPKRTVLPNGGMQLTCSTLIRFDNENQDVKWHWQSTPTDPKSGVAAWTDISPTSKYVTVSDTTITPSHRCFVVSTSTLTVKDTSGSAEEYFNHHRCFVSDGDTNYDSTGSEFGTDRPLPGSIRILDPTSGRPSFSRPSFSSRLPSFSRPSTTMLTEPSSMVITTSVNDDDATSVYSDYSSSEASTTYGRY